The Trichoderma breve strain T069 chromosome 2, whole genome shotgun sequence DNA segment TGGGTTCCGCCAGACGCCAATCATGGATGGCGAGTTCATCTCACAATTACCGTCACAGTCTATCCAAAAAGGAGAAATCGCCGatgtttccatcatcatgggtACTAATACTGATGAAGGAACTGCTATCTTCTTAGGGCCTCGTGCAAATCCTTTGAATACCGATGAGGATGTATTCAAATACGTTCAGGCTCTTGGAAGTGGACTTGACAATAAAACCATAGAGACAGTGATGAAGCTATATCCAGATGACCCTACCTGGGGTTGCCCATTTGGAACAGGGCCTGAACGGTTCGCAGACCAGGGATTCCAGTACAAGCGTGGCGCTGCTATTTCTGGCGACTATTTTATGCACGCTGGGCGAAGATTTTACGCAAACTCGCACAGCACTCGAAGCCACAAACCCATATATACTTATAGGTTTGACCAAGCACCTTGGGATATGAGGGAGCCCTCTATCATGATTGTCCCTCCGGTCTATGTGACACACTTCTCCGAGGTACTTACCAAATATTGCGATTTCTGCATCTCATCACTAATCATCCATCACAGATTGTGTATGTGTTTGACAACCCCAATAACAACAGTAACTTCATTGGCCCTTACCCAAGCTATGCGAGGCTGCAGTCCTTCATGTCACGATCCTGGGCTTCATTTGTTCATGATCTCAATCCTAATAACCATGGACTCCAAGATCCGGATCTCCCAAAATGGCCAGAGTACGATCCGAAGCAGCCTCAAAACATTGTATTCCGTGAAGGAGGGAGTTTTCTTGAGAACGACGATTACCGGAAACCACAGTTGGCGTTTTGGGGCACTATCTGGCCAGAACTTCAGACCTGAAGGAGGGTTATTTCACTGGAAACAGATGTTGAGCCGATTTTTACTTACTATACACAATGTGTATgggaatatatatataaatatatcTATCAATCAATATGTTCAGAAAAACGTACCAAAATAACCCGACCGGATGTCTCTACCGTATTTACCAGGGTCCTCGGTTCGAAGCAACTAGTGATAtttagaagaagatgataaACGCTTAAACGCCAGCTACTCCGCATAGACGGCAACTTAATCGGATTCCTCCAATTATGACATCATTACCACTAAGATTGCTATTATGGATGATACCGCtgacaaaagaaataacCGGTGGGCATTGCTCTGTGACCGCCGTTCCATATTACTACCTCTTTTAATAGTGACATGGCACATAACTACGTGTTGCAAAGGATTATCCAATTAAGACGGATTTGCTGTGTTACATCAAAAAGTAATATTTCGTGAAAACCATTAGCAGACATTGAAACATGATTGCGCATAGCTATGAATAGctctcttcattttcctGACAAATCTAGAGCTATTTGGTTGAGATGAAATTGGAAACCCTACGAGTGCCTACCAGGGTATACGGCTACGTCATCAGCTCTGACCAAAGTTTGCTCCAGTACGCCAGCTGTGGTTTTCGGTAATCGTCTTTCTCCACCCAGCTGGCACCAGCTCTGAAAACAATATTCTGCGGATTAGAAGTGTCGTATTTAGGCCATACTGGCTTTCCTTGAAGACCGTGGTTGTTTGGGTTCTGATCATGGATGAATGATACCCAAGATCGAGACACGAAGCTCGCTAGCTCTGAGATAATTGGATACGGCCCAATCCAGTTGACATTTTTATCCGGATTATCAAAAACGTGAACAATTTCAGTGTAATGCGTGACATATACTGGTGCAGTCGTTGTAACATCGACTTCTTGCATGTCCCACGGCGCCTGGTCGAAGCGGTACGTATAGATCGGGTGCTTTGAGCGCTGGCTATGATCGACGGCGTAGGCACGGCGACCAGCGTGGATATTTACATCACCAGAAATGGCAGCGCCACGCTTGAACTGGAAGCCTTGGTCTGCGAATCTCTCGGGTCCAGTGCCAAAGGGGCAGCCCTGGATGGGGTCATCAGGATAGAGACGTAGGATGTTGGCGACAACTGTCTCATTAAGACCGCCACCAAGGTGTGCGACAAGGGACGAAATGTCACTGTCGTTGTTCAGGGTTCCACGGGGCGTAAAAAATTCAGCCGTGCCCTCGTCTGTGTTAGACCCCATGATGAGAGCGACATCGGCGATCTCGCCCTTTGCTATCGAGACGGATGGAGGCTGAGATATGAATTTGCCGTCTATATAGGGTTTGAACTGGAAGCCATTCACAGCACTGAAGAGCTTCGCGTAAGGAACGGTGCGGAGACAGGCTAGGGAGTCCGCGGCCGTGTTACAGCCGACTGTTGTGGTGATATTATCATACCATCCTTGGTAAGTAACATTCAACGTCTCAACAGTATTCACTATTATGAGCAGTTAGCAAAACATCAATGCCTGCCGCATTGGCTTAAACCATCAAAGACAGCACTTACTCGAAGCACCGAGCAAGCTCGAACTCTCCAGAATGGCACTTCTGAATAGGCCGTTATTCTTCCCCTTGAACGCCACCAACTGGTATCCAGCTGAGGAGCCTCCTGCGCTCTCACCAGCAATTGTGACCTTGCTGGGGTCACCGCCGAACGCGCGAATATTCTGAGACACCCATTCCATCGCCAGCCGCTGGTCAAAGAGAGCAATATTACCAACCCCGGCCGCAGCGACCTCTTTGGAGGCCAACAAGCCAAACGCTGATGTGCGATAGTTGGGAACGACAGCTATTATTGGCTTCTTCATATCCATTGAGTTGCGCACCATGAAGGACGTGTTGTAGCGCGGGTCAGCAGATCCCCCGGCTTTGAAGCCACCACCATATATCCAGAAGAAAACGGGGAGGTTGTCTCCAGGTTTAACATTGGCGGGTCTCACAATGTCAAGAGTCAGACAATCCTCGCCCATGGTTAACCCGTCGGCGAAGCCTTGGGCGAAGGGTTTGTCGAACCCAGGGCACGAATCAGACCGCACAGTAGCATTACGAGAGCCTTTCCATGACTGGTTGTACGGCAAAGGATACCGGAGTCTCAAGTCTCCCAGCGGAGGCGTCGCAAAGGGGATGCCATAAAAGGCTTCCTGATTGAAAGTTTCGAGATTGAGGCCAGTATAAGTCCCGTTGACGGTATGAGCTGAGGGTGCGTTGTGATGAGGGACAGCTGAAGCACTGGCAGGAGACAAGCTGCCCAACCAAAAGAGGGCCAAAGAGCACAAGGTTATTGATTGATGGCAGAACATCTTATCTTGTTACAATTGCTTTATCGAAGCATCATATCACTGGCCTTGAAGTTTCACTTGTAGAATGTCATGCAACCCATTGAGAACACCGTGATTCTTTTATAGCCACGATGTTTGCTTTACAGAggcctctccttttcttctcgggGAGCTATACGGCTGCACACTATTCACACTATTCACACTATTCACTACAATAGCCTATGTAAGTGCTATTAGTTTAGAATCTAGCATGATGGAGCCGCCAACAAAACTCTCCCCGGACTCCCCCGGATTCCCCTCAGAGAGGCGTCCTCTCAGAGCGTTTACCCCCCGCCTGTCAGCTCGAATTCATGAACAGACTGATACTCTCCCCGGATTCTCCCCCGGGAGGCGTCCCGATCTCTCCACATTTCCACCCCACACTTACTAGCTAGATCGAAGAGCCGGGCTAGTACCACATTGTCCAGTCAGCCGGAAATGCTTTCCGGAGCTTTGGGATTTTGTTCACCGTAAATTTGTAATTGCCCATGGTCGTTTTGTGGTTTTGTGGTGAAATTCGGAACTCGGCAGGCCTAGATTGTGATGGAAGCGAAGTTATACGATAGTGGCTGATGAAGGCCCATAGAATGAATGCCCGGAGCTTGACATCGATGACATTTTGTGGTGGGGTGGAGGATATTAGGGACGGCGGCATCCAAGATCTTGTTGTTAAACGAGATAATTAAATCAAGAATTAAAAATGGTAAACCCAATTCATGAATTATAACGTGGCTTTCGCTGGTCGATTATGTAGTCTGTAAACCTTTGCAAAGAGCGTCTTGCGGACGGTGTTGCTGAGTGATGTTATGGATGAGCTAATCCTACTAATGCGGCTATAAGGACTAGAGAGCTGGCACCATGTTGGCGTATTTCTCCAGCTACCTTATCAACTAACACGTCAATACACTATCCGCTGCTACTTATTAAATGTGTAGAAATGGAGTAGAGAGATGCAGGAAACGAGCCGTTCGAGGACGCACATACATGAAAGGCAGTACTGGAGGCGCTGAGAAGCATATTACAAGAGTTAACTCTAAGGAGCATCCACATCATTTTGGACGCACCCGATGACAGCATGATCGGCTTTCGGCAACTGATTGACTTTACTCTACGGGATCAACCGGATTTTATTGAGCCACGTGGGTTGCACATTTTGATATCGAGGAGCGACTAGAGGCTGACAATCAGTAGTCCAGACTGTGATTGGAGCGCAACAAAAGTCTATCTTTATGGTCATCAGTATAGGCAATAAGCATTTAGTCAAATAATTGGCGAACAGAAGAAATATGACACACAGCAAGGGATGCTGTTTAGCGCCAATTGCGTTCTAGCCTTGAGACCTTTGCTGAATAGCACGAGTCAGTCCATTAGCAAGATAGCAATGGGATGAATCAGAATGGTACGAGGGTGGAGGATTTTCCTTTTCGGCTTCAGCTTAAAGAGATGTAATATTACACACTCACCACTTATCACAGCTTCTCTATCCAAGAGCCATCCCGTCCATTTGTTATACCTAAACCGGTTATTGATACATCAGGTATAGCTTGCTATGATAGGATAATAAAAGCTACAGCACCGAAATAAGAGTAgtacataaaaaaaaaaggtgtaAGAACGGTCATGATAAGTACTATTTGCGCAATTATTCTCAGTAtaataagcttaaagtaTATGTTTATCTATCAGACATAGGATCTTACATTGACTATGACAACCTATCGTATTACACCAACTCTCCATCTAATCAAGCATGAGATAGATCTCAGTCTTTTGCCGCTAATATGAAAAGGAGGTATAACATGAAGCTGCGGAACACTATATAGGTCGGTAAATAACTGCCAATATTTTAATTGCTAAATCGCCAGCATCTAATTGTTAATAGATGAATTAATTCGCAGCATTACAGCAAAATTCTTCAAAATGTAATGCAATCACACTTCTTCAGTAAAGAGGTGCGCCGTTTCCAAACACATAATTGGGATCCCAGGTAGCTTTAAGTTTTCGAAGCTTTGGCAAATTGGCAGCAGAATACCACGCGGCTGCACCTTCGTCTCCAAAGGCATAGTTGAAGTAGACGTGAGGAGTATCGAAGCCGCTAGTAGTTTGCAGGTTGGTGCGTTGCCCTCTCATAAATTGATCCACCTGAGGCCCGAGAGAGGCATCGGAGTATTGGTTTTGAGTGAGcctgcaaaaagaaaacagaacGCATCAGAATTAGCATAAGTTCATACGAATACAGTAGAGTAACTAATGAGTTAGGAGCACTTACCACCAAACTTGGATATCTCGCCATGGAAAGACGGTCTCAGAGGCCGGCGTCTTGAGAGTTTGTTTGTTACTGTAATATTGAAAAACTGATATCCCTGCGAAAGAAGGATTTGCGATGTAAAAGGCCGTCATATCAGCAAAGTGGGCCTCATAGCTTGAGACAACTGTCTGGTTGAAGCCTAAGCTATGAGCACTGATGATATGTCCCCTGTCACACACTCCAGCTGTCTCAGACTGATAATACAGATCGGTCTGGGGAAGATACGTCACAGATTGAACAACTGGACCAGCGGCAGCGAACGTGTTAATGTATGGCTGCGCCTCTGATACGGGCCCAAAGTACCAGAGCTGCACAACTATTTGCGCTGCGTTGGAAGCTCGGTTAAACTGGATGACGGTTTGGAACGACAGTTTGGCCGGCTGATTGCCGTCAAACGTCTTCATAGTCTCCCAGAGTGTGCGATTAGAGGCGGCAGCGTACACAAAAGTGACGGCCGTCACGTTACCTTCGTTAGTCTGGTCGTGAATTCCGTAGGTTGCTTCTGTGACGATGCCAAAGTTGACGCCAGCTCCTCGGATAGCCCAGAATAAATCCTTATTTTCCGTCGCCGAAGCTTTCACTAACTGGCCTTTTGCAGTAATCATGCGGACGGATTTAAGGGTATCGATCATGAGGCCGTACATGCCCGTCATCATGCCAATACCGGCGCCTATGGTTACTCCGATAGCACCAGGGCAGATCGAATTACCGGTTTCTAGATAAATCTCAACTTAGTCACTGTGGTTTTCTTCATTGACTTACTCTCACGATGGTTTCATTTGGATAAGATGtgcaaaaaagaatagaTAATGCTTACGGATTTCTTTGCCCACATTGTATAATCCTGTCTGAACGTCCCATAGTTTGACGCCAGCTCCAACGGTCACCAAATTGTTGACAGTATCAATGCTGACAGTATTAAAACTACCGAGATTCACATTGATACCAGTAAACGaaccttggccttgtttcGGGCCATGGCCGCCATTGGTTGCAATGAAT contains these protein-coding regions:
- a CDS encoding carboxylesterase family domain-containing protein, whose product is MFCHQSITLCSLALFWLGSLSPASASAVPHHNAPSAHTVNGTYTGLNLETFNQEAFYGIPFATPPLGDLRLRYPLPYNQSWKGSRNATVRSDSCPGFDKPFAQGFADGLTMGEDCLTLDIVRPANVKPGDNLPVFFWIYGGGFKAGGSADPRYNTSFMVRNSMDMKKPIIAVVPNYRTSAFGLLASKEVAAAGVGNIALFDQRLAMEWVSQNIRAFGGDPSKVTIAGESAGGSSAGYQLVAFKGKNNGLFRSAILESSSLLGASMNTVETLNVTYQGWYDNITTTVGCNTAADSLACLRTVPYAKLFSAVNGFQFKPYIDGKFISQPPSVSIAKGEIADVALIMGSNTDEGTAEFFTPRGTLNNDSDISSLVAHLGGGLNETVVANILRLYPDDPIQGCPFGTGPERFADQGFQFKRGAAISGDVNIHAGRRAYAVDHSQRSKHPIYTYRFDQAPWDMQEVDVTTTAPVYVTHYTEIVHVFDNPDKNVNWIGPYPIISELASFVSRSWVSFIHDQNPNNHGLQGKPSWCQLGGERRLPKTTAGVLEQTLVRADDVAVYPGRHS
- a CDS encoding FAD binding domain-containing protein — its product is MLTRLLALAAVAPGLAAYGKAPGRAACTLEELFESSVSPATEIASSTDANFSSVVGPRWSAWEAPAWSGAIKPATEADLQKIVQISVANNIPFIATNGGHGPKQGQGSFTGINVNLGSFNTVSIDTVNNLVTVGAGVKLWDVQTGLYNVGKEIQTGNSICPGAIGVTIGAGIGMMTGQLVKASATENKDLFWAIRGAGVNFGIVTEATYGIHDQTNEGNVTAVTFVYAAASNRTLWETMKTFDGNQPAKLSFQTVIQFNRASNAAQIVVQLWYFGPVSEAQPYINTFAAAGPVVQSVTYLPQTDLYYQSETAGVCDRGHIISAHSLGFNQTVVSSYEAHFADMTAFYIANPSFAGISVFQYYSNKQTLKTPASETVFPWRDIQVWWLTQNQYSDASLGPQVDQFMRGQRTNLQTTSGFDTPHVYFNYAFGDEGAAAWYSAANLPKLRKLKATWDPNYVFGNGAPLY